From Actinomyces slackii, a single genomic window includes:
- the pyrH gene encoding UMP kinase produces the protein MSQPPVRDDRVAHGTHPRRVLLKLSGEVFGGGSVGLDPDVVSDAAQQIAAAVNQGVQVSVVVGGGNFFRGAELSAHGMDRARADYMGMLGTVMNALALQDFIEKAGVPARVQTAIAMGQVAESYIPLRAIRHMEKNRVVVFGAGAGLPYFSTDTVSAQRALETGCDELLVGKNGVDGVYTADPRTNPDAQLLEHLTYERALADGLQVVDASAFALCRDNGLTMRVFGMGEPGSITQALLGEKIGTLVSCG, from the coding sequence ATGAGTCAGCCCCCCGTCCGCGACGACCGCGTCGCCCACGGCACCCACCCCAGGCGGGTGCTCCTCAAGCTCTCCGGCGAGGTCTTCGGCGGGGGATCGGTGGGACTGGACCCCGATGTGGTCTCCGACGCCGCCCAGCAGATCGCCGCCGCGGTCAATCAGGGCGTGCAGGTCTCCGTGGTGGTCGGTGGGGGCAACTTCTTCCGCGGCGCCGAGCTGTCCGCCCATGGGATGGACCGGGCGCGGGCCGACTACATGGGCATGCTGGGCACCGTCATGAACGCCCTGGCCCTCCAGGACTTCATCGAGAAAGCGGGGGTTCCCGCCCGCGTCCAGACCGCCATCGCCATGGGGCAGGTCGCCGAGTCCTACATCCCGCTGCGCGCCATCCGCCATATGGAGAAGAACCGCGTCGTCGTCTTCGGCGCCGGGGCGGGACTGCCCTACTTCTCCACCGACACCGTCTCCGCGCAGCGAGCCCTGGAGACCGGCTGCGACGAGCTGCTCGTGGGCAAGAACGGGGTGGACGGCGTCTACACCGCCGATCCGCGCACCAACCCTGACGCCCAGCTCCTGGAGCACCTGACCTACGAGCGAGCACTGGCTGATGGCCTGCAGGTGGTCGATGCCTCCGCCTTCGCCCTGTGCCGCGACAACGGCCTGACCATGCGCGTCTTCGGCATGGGCGAGCCGGGCAGCATCACCCAGGCGCTCCTGGGGGAGAAGATCGGCACCCTGGTCAGCTGCGGCTGA
- the rpsB gene encoding 30S ribosomal protein S2, which translates to MAVVTMRQLLESGVHFGHQTRRWNPKMKRFILTERNGIYIIDLQQSVEGINTAYDFVKEIVARGGNILFVGTKKQAQAAVAEQAQRVGMPYVNQRWLGGMLTNFSTVRARLDRMKELEQIDFDDVAGSGRTKKELLMMRREKDKLQRTLGGIRDMGKLPAAVWVVDTKKEHLAISEAQKLGIPVIAILDTNCDPDEATYGIPGNDDAIRAVSLLTRVIADATAEGLLVRSGGRARTGEEAEVAAGGEAEPLPEWEAELLAGAEAVEAGQTTEAAGAAEAGPTGAEAEQAPAEQDGAEPAEPSESAESAEQA; encoded by the coding sequence ATGGCCGTCGTGACCATGCGCCAGCTCCTGGAGAGCGGTGTCCACTTCGGGCACCAGACCCGTCGCTGGAACCCCAAGATGAAGCGCTTCATCCTCACCGAGCGCAACGGCATCTACATCATCGACCTCCAGCAGTCCGTCGAGGGCATCAACACCGCCTACGACTTCGTCAAGGAGATCGTCGCCCGTGGCGGGAACATCCTGTTCGTGGGCACCAAGAAGCAGGCGCAGGCCGCCGTGGCCGAGCAGGCCCAGCGCGTGGGCATGCCCTACGTCAACCAGCGCTGGCTGGGCGGCATGCTCACCAACTTCTCCACCGTGCGCGCCCGCCTGGACCGCATGAAGGAGCTCGAGCAGATCGACTTCGACGACGTGGCCGGCTCCGGCCGCACCAAGAAGGAGCTGCTCATGATGCGCCGGGAGAAGGACAAGCTCCAGCGCACCTTGGGTGGAATCCGTGACATGGGCAAGCTGCCCGCCGCCGTGTGGGTGGTGGACACCAAGAAGGAGCACCTGGCCATCTCCGAGGCCCAGAAGCTGGGCATCCCCGTCATCGCCATCCTCGACACCAACTGCGACCCGGATGAGGCCACCTACGGCATCCCCGGCAACGACGATGCCATCCGCGCCGTCTCCCTGCTGACCCGGGTCATCGCCGACGCCACGGCCGAGGGCCTGCTGGTTCGCTCCGGCGGCCGCGCGCGCACCGGCGAGGAGGCGGAGGTCGCCGCCGGCGGCGAGGCCGAGCCCCTTCCCGAGTGGGAGGCCGAGCTGCTGGCCGGCGCCGAGGCTGTAGAGGCCGGCCAGACCACTGAGGCCGCCGGGGCCGCTGAGGCCGGCCCGACCGGCGCCGAGGCCGAGCAGGCACCCGCCGAGCAGGACGGCGCTGAGCCTGCCGAGCCCTCCGAGTCCGCTGAGTCCGCTGAGCAGGCCTGA
- the dxr gene encoding 1-deoxy-D-xylulose-5-phosphate reductoisomerase, which translates to MTATSRLVLLGSTGSIGTQALEVVSRLGREAPRVVALAAGGGRPELLAAQAVRTAAEILALSTTEPGAEARMRAALAQAAERLGRPHAVTTILTGPDAAAQAVEAAALGAGDTVLNGITGSVGLGPTLAALGSGARLALANKESLVVGGSLVREAMVRPGQVVPVDSEHSAIAQALASGCHEKGMTSPVVTGRSQVRRLVLTASGGPFRGRAREELSGVSAAQALAHPTWAMGPVVTVNSSTLINKGLELIEAHLLFDVPPGDIDVVVHPQSIIHSMVEFIDGATIAQASPPDMRLPIALGLTWPDRPDLSGLVEPNDWRSPVAWDFEPLDDRAFPAVGLARSAVAESATHPAVLNAANEQAVAAFLAGGLEWLDIVEIDSRVLSEHEGLAAPGLEEILAVEQWARARADELIGTSTGAAS; encoded by the coding sequence ATGACAGCAACGTCCCGCCTGGTCCTGCTCGGCTCCACCGGCTCCATCGGCACCCAGGCCCTGGAGGTCGTGTCCCGCCTGGGTCGCGAGGCGCCACGAGTGGTCGCCCTGGCCGCCGGCGGCGGGCGCCCAGAGCTCCTGGCCGCCCAGGCCGTCCGCACCGCCGCCGAGATCCTGGCCCTGTCCACCACCGAGCCCGGGGCCGAGGCCCGCATGCGCGCCGCCCTGGCCCAGGCCGCCGAGCGCCTCGGCCGCCCGCATGCGGTGACGACCATCCTCACCGGGCCCGACGCCGCCGCCCAGGCCGTCGAGGCCGCGGCCCTGGGAGCGGGGGACACGGTCCTCAACGGCATCACCGGCTCGGTGGGCCTGGGGCCCACCCTGGCCGCCCTGGGCAGCGGGGCCCGCCTGGCCCTGGCCAACAAGGAGTCGCTCGTGGTGGGCGGCTCGCTGGTCCGGGAGGCCATGGTCAGGCCAGGCCAGGTCGTGCCCGTGGACTCCGAGCACTCCGCCATCGCCCAGGCCCTGGCCAGCGGATGCCACGAGAAGGGCATGACCTCACCGGTGGTCACCGGCCGCAGTCAGGTGCGCCGCCTGGTGCTCACCGCCTCCGGGGGGCCCTTCAGGGGCCGGGCCCGCGAGGAGCTGTCCGGGGTCAGCGCCGCCCAGGCCCTGGCCCACCCCACCTGGGCGATGGGACCGGTGGTCACCGTCAACTCCTCGACCCTCATCAACAAGGGCCTGGAGCTCATCGAGGCCCACCTGCTCTTCGATGTGCCGCCCGGCGATATCGACGTCGTCGTCCACCCCCAGTCGATCATCCACTCCATGGTGGAGTTCATCGATGGCGCCACCATCGCCCAGGCCAGTCCCCCCGATATGCGCCTTCCCATCGCCCTGGGCCTGACCTGGCCGGATCGCCCCGACCTGTCGGGACTGGTGGAGCCCAACGACTGGCGCTCACCGGTGGCCTGGGACTTCGAGCCCCTCGATGACCGCGCCTTCCCAGCCGTGGGGCTGGCCCGCTCGGCCGTGGCCGAGTCGGCCACCCACCCCGCCGTCCTCAACGCCGCCAACGAGCAGGCCGTGGCCGCATTCCTCGCCGGAGGCCTGGAGTGGCTCGATATCGTCGAGATCGACTCCCGGGTCCTGTCCGAGCACGAGGGCCTGGCCGCGCCGGGCCTGGAGGAGATCCTCGCCGTCGAGCAGTGGGCCCGTGCCCGAGCCGACGAGCTCATCGGCACGTCAACAGGAGCCGCCTCATGA
- the tsf gene encoding translation elongation factor Ts, with translation MANYTTADIKALREQTGAGMLDVKKALDEADGDTEKAIEIIRVKGLKGIAKREGRSASAGLIAAKVVDAADGQIGVLVEINAETDFVAKNQKFLDYADQVLTAAIDSGATDAEALAEVEVDGSSVQDLTDSMQAVIGEKIVVRRVGRIEAPKVELYLHRTNPDLPAQVGVLVGTDAKAAEAAHDVAMHIAAYSPLYATREDVPAEVVDKERAIAEETTRAEGKPEKAIPKIVEGRLGGFFKENVLVEQAFAKDPKTTVGKVVEATGGELTGFVRFRVGA, from the coding sequence ATGGCGAACTACACCACCGCTGACATCAAGGCGCTGCGCGAGCAGACCGGCGCCGGCATGCTCGACGTCAAGAAGGCCCTCGACGAGGCCGACGGCGACACCGAGAAGGCCATCGAGATCATCCGCGTCAAGGGGCTCAAGGGCATCGCCAAGCGCGAGGGCCGCAGCGCCTCGGCCGGCCTCATCGCCGCCAAGGTCGTCGACGCCGCCGACGGCCAGATCGGCGTCCTGGTCGAGATCAACGCCGAGACCGACTTCGTGGCCAAGAACCAGAAGTTCCTCGACTACGCCGACCAGGTCCTCACCGCCGCCATCGACTCCGGCGCCACCGACGCCGAGGCCCTGGCCGAGGTCGAGGTGGACGGCTCCTCCGTGCAGGACCTGACCGACTCCATGCAGGCCGTCATCGGCGAGAAGATCGTCGTGCGCCGCGTGGGCCGCATCGAGGCCCCCAAGGTCGAGCTCTACCTGCACCGCACCAACCCCGACCTGCCCGCGCAGGTGGGCGTGCTGGTGGGCACCGACGCCAAGGCCGCCGAGGCGGCTCACGACGTCGCCATGCACATCGCCGCCTACTCCCCGCTGTACGCCACCCGCGAGGACGTCCCGGCCGAGGTCGTGGACAAGGAGCGCGCCATCGCCGAGGAGACCACCCGCGCCGAGGGCAAGCCCGAGAAGGCGATCCCCAAGATCGTCGAGGGCCGCCTGGGCGGGTTCTTCAAGGAGAACGTGCTGGTCGAGCAGGCCTTCGCCAAGGACCCCAAGACCACCGTCGGCAAGGTCGTCGAGGCCACCGGCGGTGAGCTGACCGGCTTCGTCCGCTTCCGGGTCGGCGCCTGA
- a CDS encoding DivIVA domain-containing protein — protein MSQMFPKSALLRPGYRPEQVDRYFETAREIYDAGELDEMDSEGVRTVAFDVVAGGYQPVAVDAALDRLEAAFMQRRRASFVSQHGRQAWMDQVTQLATTLYPRLLRPVGERFAPASRQGYAKPDVDALMDRIAGYFDSDTTLTSSQVRSAVFRAARGSKAYDEASVDRYMARVVEVLLSVE, from the coding sequence ATGAGTCAGATGTTCCCCAAGTCGGCGCTCCTGCGTCCGGGCTATCGGCCCGAGCAGGTCGACCGCTACTTCGAGACAGCGCGAGAGATCTACGACGCCGGCGAGCTCGACGAGATGGACTCCGAGGGCGTGCGCACAGTCGCCTTCGACGTCGTGGCCGGCGGCTACCAGCCCGTGGCCGTTGATGCGGCGCTGGACCGCCTGGAGGCCGCCTTCATGCAGAGGCGCCGCGCCAGCTTCGTGTCCCAGCACGGGCGTCAGGCCTGGATGGACCAGGTCACCCAACTGGCCACCACCCTCTACCCGCGGCTGCTGCGCCCTGTGGGGGAGCGCTTCGCCCCCGCCAGCAGGCAGGGCTATGCCAAGCCGGACGTTGATGCCCTCATGGACCGCATCGCCGGCTACTTCGACTCCGACACCACCCTGACCTCCTCCCAGGTGCGCTCGGCCGTCTTCCGCGCGGCCCGCGGCTCCAAGGCCTACGATGAGGCCAGCGTGGACCGCTACATGGCCCGTGTGGTCGAGGTCCTGCTGTCCGTTGAGTGA
- a CDS encoding TA system VapC family ribonuclease toxin, whose amino-acid sequence MIVDANVLLYAVDDRSHFHTTARGWLNEAMNGVERVGLPWASLMAFQRIITHPRVTASPLTPAEAWGLITDWLDADQAWVPTPGGRHRDILGRLLIDGDLRGNLTTDAHLAALAIEHGTSICSFDSDFARFDGLNWINPAGR is encoded by the coding sequence GTGATCGTCGACGCCAACGTCCTGCTCTACGCCGTCGATGACCGGTCGCACTTCCACACCACCGCACGGGGATGGCTGAACGAGGCGATGAACGGCGTCGAGCGAGTCGGACTGCCGTGGGCATCCCTGATGGCGTTCCAGCGCATCATCACCCATCCCCGGGTGACCGCCAGTCCTCTGACGCCGGCTGAGGCGTGGGGCTTGATCACCGACTGGCTCGACGCCGACCAGGCCTGGGTGCCCACACCGGGAGGCCGCCACCGCGATATCCTCGGGCGACTCCTCATCGACGGCGACCTGCGCGGGAATCTCACCACCGATGCTCACCTGGCGGCGCTCGCCATCGAACACGGGACCAGCATCTGCTCCTTCGACAGCGACTTCGCCCGCTTCGACGGCCTGAACTGGATCAACCCCGCCGGCCGATAG
- the rlmN gene encoding 23S rRNA (adenine(2503)-C(2))-methyltransferase RlmN, whose product MPTDQPPEGATTPDARPRLSFAVPTPRGKAPRHLADLDLAGRKAALKDSGLPAFRADQLSRHYFTRFTRQAAEMTDLPAGQREQMCAELLPELITEVRALRADAGRTIKHLWELHDGVRVESVLMRYKDRTTLCVSSQAGCGMACPFCATGQMGLTRNLTAAEIVEQVRYAAGASAAGALSGGPARLSNVVFMGMGEPMINYKNVVAALHRLIDPAPEGFGLSARSVTVSTVGLVPLIRRLAGEGMAVTLAVSLHAPDDELRDELIPVNSKWKVGELLDAAHDYFLATGRRVSIEYALIKDMNDHAWRAQLLADELNRRGTGWAHVNPIPLNPTPGSIWTCSEPGVQEAFVDTLRRAGITTTVRDTRGSDIDGACGQLATEVLTQERATTR is encoded by the coding sequence CTGCCCACCGACCAGCCTCCCGAGGGCGCGACCACCCCGGATGCGCGCCCCCGCCTGTCCTTCGCCGTGCCGACGCCGCGCGGCAAGGCCCCCCGCCACCTGGCCGACCTCGACCTGGCCGGGCGCAAGGCGGCCCTCAAGGACTCCGGGCTGCCGGCCTTCCGCGCCGATCAGCTCTCGCGCCACTACTTCACCCGTTTCACCCGCCAGGCCGCGGAGATGACCGACCTTCCCGCCGGCCAGCGCGAGCAGATGTGCGCCGAGCTCCTGCCCGAGCTCATCACCGAGGTCCGGGCGCTGAGGGCCGACGCAGGGCGCACGATCAAGCACCTGTGGGAGCTCCATGACGGGGTGAGGGTCGAGTCGGTGCTCATGCGCTACAAGGACCGCACCACCCTGTGCGTCTCCTCCCAGGCCGGCTGCGGCATGGCCTGCCCCTTCTGCGCCACCGGGCAGATGGGGCTGACCCGCAACCTGACCGCCGCCGAGATCGTCGAGCAGGTCCGCTACGCCGCAGGCGCCTCGGCCGCCGGCGCCCTCAGCGGCGGGCCGGCCCGTCTGAGCAACGTGGTCTTCATGGGCATGGGCGAGCCGATGATCAACTACAAGAACGTCGTCGCCGCCCTCCACCGGCTCATCGACCCCGCCCCTGAGGGCTTCGGCCTGTCCGCCCGCTCGGTGACCGTCTCCACCGTGGGCCTGGTCCCGCTCATTCGCAGACTTGCCGGGGAGGGGATGGCCGTGACGCTGGCCGTGTCCCTGCACGCCCCCGACGACGAGCTGCGCGACGAGCTCATCCCGGTCAACTCCAAGTGGAAGGTCGGCGAGCTGCTGGACGCCGCCCACGACTACTTCCTGGCCACCGGTCGGCGGGTGTCCATCGAGTACGCGCTCATCAAGGACATGAACGACCACGCCTGGCGCGCCCAGCTGCTCGCCGATGAGCTGAACCGGCGCGGCACCGGGTGGGCGCATGTCAACCCCATCCCTCTCAACCCCACGCCCGGCTCCATCTGGACCTGCTCGGAGCCCGGCGTCCAGGAAGCCTTCGTCGACACGCTGCGCCGCGCGGGCATCACCACCACGGTGAGGGACACTCGGGGCAGTGACATCGATGGCGCCTGCGGCCAGCTGGCGACCGAAGTACTCACACAGGAGAGGGCCACAACGCGATGA
- the frr gene encoding ribosome recycling factor: MIDDVMLEAEDRMDKALEAGVRELASIRTGRANPSMFNGITVDYYGAPTPLQQLASITIPEARTVLVSPFDRSAMKDIVAAIRESDLGVNPTDDGTVIRVSLPALTEERRKEYVKLARSRAEESRVQVRAIRGKSKKELEAIKKDGEAGEDDVKRAEADLDALTKRFVEKIDAALATKEGELLEV, translated from the coding sequence ATGATCGATGACGTCATGCTTGAAGCCGAGGACAGGATGGACAAGGCCCTGGAGGCCGGCGTCCGCGAGCTCGCCTCCATCCGCACCGGCCGGGCCAACCCCTCCATGTTCAACGGCATCACCGTGGACTACTACGGCGCCCCCACGCCCCTGCAGCAGCTGGCCTCCATCACCATCCCGGAGGCGCGCACCGTCCTGGTCAGCCCCTTCGACCGCTCGGCCATGAAGGACATCGTCGCCGCCATCCGCGAGTCCGACCTGGGCGTCAACCCCACCGACGACGGAACCGTCATCCGGGTCTCCCTGCCCGCCCTGACCGAGGAGCGCCGCAAGGAGTACGTCAAGCTCGCCCGCTCGCGCGCCGAGGAGTCCCGCGTCCAGGTTCGCGCCATCCGCGGCAAGTCCAAGAAGGAGCTGGAGGCCATCAAGAAGGACGGCGAGGCCGGCGAGGACGATGTCAAGCGCGCCGAGGCCGACCTGGACGCCCTGACCAAGCGCTTCGTGGAGAAGATCGACGCCGCCCTGGCCACCAAGGAGGGCGAGCTGCTGGAGGTCTGA
- a CDS encoding phosphatidate cytidylyltransferase, translated as MSALLSPAPTRDRAPLPSTGRAGRNLPAAIAVAAVLVALVLGSLMFNKVYFVALAAVAVCAALWELAAAFARKGIRLPLAPLWLGTIGIAITAWRVGAEAAFVAYAATAGACVLWCFMDEAEADTGTFVEAGAPDMPRTDVHDAVRRSRSASAAASVLAATYLPFLAGFAVLLAAQPQGVEKVILLIALPVANDTGGWLAGITMGRHPMARSVSPKKTWEGFIGSLVAAVGTGAGCMHLMDGPLWAGGALGACIVVVSTIGDLGESLLKRDLGLKDMGRLLPGHGGIMDRLDSILVAAPVVYVFSLLVH; from the coding sequence TTGAGCGCCCTGCTGAGCCCCGCCCCCACGCGCGACCGCGCGCCCCTGCCCTCCACCGGCAGAGCGGGGCGCAACCTGCCCGCCGCCATCGCCGTGGCGGCGGTCCTGGTCGCCCTGGTGCTGGGCTCCCTGATGTTCAACAAGGTCTACTTCGTCGCCCTGGCCGCGGTGGCGGTGTGCGCGGCTCTGTGGGAGCTGGCCGCGGCCTTCGCGCGCAAGGGCATCCGCCTGCCACTGGCGCCCCTGTGGCTGGGGACGATCGGCATCGCCATCACCGCCTGGCGGGTGGGGGCGGAGGCCGCCTTCGTGGCCTACGCGGCCACAGCCGGGGCCTGCGTGCTGTGGTGCTTCATGGATGAGGCCGAGGCCGACACCGGGACCTTCGTCGAGGCCGGCGCGCCCGACATGCCGCGCACCGACGTGCACGACGCCGTGCGCCGCTCCCGCTCCGCCTCGGCGGCCGCCTCGGTTCTCGCCGCCACCTACCTCCCCTTCCTGGCGGGCTTCGCGGTCCTGCTGGCCGCGCAGCCCCAGGGTGTGGAGAAGGTCATCCTGCTCATCGCCCTGCCGGTGGCCAATGACACCGGGGGATGGCTGGCCGGCATCACCATGGGGCGCCACCCCATGGCCCGCTCGGTCTCGCCCAAGAAGACCTGGGAGGGGTTCATCGGATCGCTGGTGGCCGCCGTGGGCACCGGCGCGGGCTGCATGCACCTCATGGACGGCCCCCTGTGGGCGGGCGGGGCGCTGGGAGCCTGTATCGTGGTCGTCTCGACCATCGGCGACCTGGGGGAGTCGTTGCTCAAGAGAGACCTCGGCCTGAAGGATATGGGTCGGCTCCTCCCCGGGCACGGGGGCATCATGGATCGACTCGACTCCATCCTGGTGGCGGCTCCGGTGGTCTACGTCTTCAGTCTCCTGGTCCACTAG
- a CDS encoding CopG family transcriptional regulator, which produces MRTTVRLDPEVAAEAERLRRELHIGLGEAVNKLARAGLVQKQRPARFQQRTAAVGLKVDVTNIADTLELLDQYDAEEAR; this is translated from the coding sequence ATGAGAACAACGGTGCGACTCGACCCTGAGGTCGCCGCAGAGGCTGAACGCCTCCGCAGGGAACTCCACATCGGTCTCGGTGAGGCCGTCAACAAACTCGCGCGTGCAGGGCTCGTGCAGAAGCAGAGGCCCGCGCGCTTTCAGCAGCGCACGGCCGCAGTGGGGCTGAAGGTCGATGTCACCAACATCGCCGATACGCTCGAGCTGCTCGATCAGTACGACGCCGAGGAGGCGCGGTGA
- a CDS encoding tyrosine recombinase XerC — MSTRAQQDAGPTRRQALVEAYARHLEFQRGMSEHTVRAYLGDLADLLDFLGVGEGEDEPIGPALASIDLADLRAWLAQLAAAGQARASLARRAASARAFCAWAHRRGLLGADPSTRLRSPRAENRLPGVLSVEQAARLLATASQLAQDGSPIARRDAAMLETLYATGARVSELVGLNIGDLDEGQRTLRVLGKGDKERTVPYGLPAARALRAWLAVRSEVAGPEAGNALFLGARGRRIDARAVRAVVHRMCAAAGVPDLGPHGLRHTAATHVLGGGADLRSVQEILGHSSLATTQRYTHVSAERLRAVYAQAFPRA, encoded by the coding sequence ATGAGCACGCGGGCGCAGCAGGACGCAGGTCCCACCAGGCGTCAGGCTCTTGTTGAGGCCTACGCCCGCCACCTGGAGTTCCAGCGCGGGATGTCGGAGCACACGGTGCGGGCCTACCTCGGTGACCTGGCGGATCTGCTGGACTTCCTCGGCGTCGGAGAGGGAGAGGACGAGCCCATTGGCCCCGCCCTGGCCAGTATCGACCTGGCCGACCTGCGCGCCTGGCTGGCCCAGTTGGCGGCGGCGGGCCAGGCGCGGGCGAGCCTTGCCCGCCGCGCCGCCTCCGCGCGGGCCTTCTGCGCGTGGGCCCACCGCAGGGGACTCCTGGGCGCCGACCCCTCCACCCGCCTGCGCTCGCCGCGTGCCGAGAACCGCCTCCCCGGGGTGCTGAGCGTCGAGCAGGCCGCCCGCCTGCTGGCCACTGCCAGCCAGCTCGCCCAGGACGGCAGCCCCATCGCCCGCAGGGACGCCGCCATGCTGGAGACCCTCTACGCCACCGGGGCACGGGTCTCCGAGCTCGTGGGCCTGAACATCGGCGATCTCGATGAGGGCCAGCGGACCCTGCGCGTCCTGGGCAAGGGGGACAAGGAGCGCACCGTCCCCTACGGGCTTCCCGCCGCCCGCGCCCTGAGGGCATGGCTGGCCGTCCGCAGTGAGGTGGCCGGCCCCGAGGCGGGCAACGCCCTGTTCCTGGGCGCTCGCGGCCGACGCATCGATGCCCGGGCAGTGCGCGCCGTGGTCCATCGCATGTGCGCCGCAGCCGGCGTGCCCGACCTGGGCCCGCACGGCCTGCGCCACACAGCGGCCACCCATGTGCTGGGCGGGGGAGCGGACCTGCGCAGCGTTCAGGAGATCCTGGGCCACTCCTCCCTGGCCACCACCCAGCGCTACACCCACGTCAGCGCCGAGCGCCTGCGAGCCGTCTACGCCCAGGCCTTCCCCCGCGCCTGA
- a CDS encoding M23 family metallopeptidase has product MDTITRTGRRREGRLARTPHPASPGSSARRGLSFPLLAAALALILWLACATPAASVGHGDAQGPFAASAMSVRAAASGDDRARAPRSRYGWPTGGPAAVVQDFDPPAVVWGRGHRGVDLAAPAGSQVRAAGQGVVAFAGVVAGRPVISIDHPDGIRTTYEPVEASVAAGQSVARGQVIGTLLAGHRSDGVDALHWGARTGKKSYVNPLRLLSPPVIRLKPVS; this is encoded by the coding sequence ATGGACACCATCACCAGGACTGGCAGGCGCCGTGAGGGACGGCTGGCGCGGACACCGCACCCGGCCTCTCCAGGCTCATCAGCCCGGCGCGGACTGTCGTTTCCCCTCCTGGCCGCGGCCCTGGCGCTGATCCTCTGGCTGGCCTGCGCGACGCCCGCGGCCTCAGTGGGGCACGGTGATGCCCAGGGCCCTTTCGCGGCCTCGGCCATGTCGGTGAGGGCGGCGGCCTCCGGGGATGATCGGGCGAGGGCGCCGCGAAGCCGCTACGGCTGGCCCACCGGAGGGCCTGCTGCGGTGGTCCAGGACTTCGATCCTCCGGCAGTGGTGTGGGGTCGGGGGCACCGCGGGGTGGATCTGGCCGCGCCCGCAGGCTCCCAGGTCCGCGCCGCAGGCCAGGGCGTCGTGGCCTTCGCGGGAGTGGTGGCGGGACGACCGGTGATCTCCATTGACCACCCCGACGGCATCCGCACCACCTACGAGCCGGTGGAGGCCAGTGTCGCCGCGGGCCAGTCCGTGGCCCGGGGCCAGGTGATCGGCACGCTCCTGGCGGGGCATCGCTCCGACGGCGTGGACGCCCTGCACTGGGGCGCCAGGACCGGGAAGAAGTCCTACGTCAACCCGCTGCGCCTGCTGAGCCCACCCGTCATCCGCCTCAAACCCGTGAGCTGA